The proteins below come from a single Halomonas binhaiensis genomic window:
- a CDS encoding Ig-like domain-containing protein, with protein sequence MPSMIDIISRDQHVRQSISSTHGIVTLVLDTPSVVRVHESAGSVVSYARQGDDLLIHNDERVIQLSQFFQADAQGQTSDLVFGSTLQTATHVTFSQAQVQAAAASADEAVVLTPQLTALPEALAQTLANANSEKLAEAQGEEQAEGQADAQVSTLQAEAPVLLADEVPSLSIDAPLAGDDVISAAEYGQALEITGTSTGLQTDDVVLVVLNGKTYSTAVEADGSWKVVVLAEDMLAVPAGVASIAASVTSASGAVVQDSHSVFVITGGVQVTIDELAGDGLLNAAEAQQPLSVTGSVNNASAGDEVVVSVLDREYTGVVDAQGQWSVDVPADIWQRLTDGDISVTATVTNAGGNSGSATREMTLDTQIPSVAINTLAEDDIVNAVEHGQALEVSGTTTGLKGGEVISVELDGQTYTSTVSASGEWSVVVRAGDVAALSDGEHTLTATVESHAGNPASGEHTMVVNTVTPTVTINSPLAGDGVIDATELSQSLEVSGTSTGLDAGSIVNVSIGDHNYTTEVEADGSWFLGLSRLEVSTFDDGLKIVSVSATNPIGNTGEATDFVVVNSEQGANFVVIDPITGDDQINAAEAASELAITGTAAQAPAGAVVTVTIDGKQYTGYVAADGSWSVPVSADAWADLADGNVPVTAEVSSAGSSGSATRDVLLDTEAPTLTLNPLAGDDIINAAEQQQALGVSGTTTGLSGGEVVTVELNGKSYTTTVSADGNWELYIGAKDVTALADGEHSVTASVSDAAGNPANVERDITVAASGLPTLTITTPLAGDDVINAAEHEQLLPITGASTGLAAGTLVTVELNGKTYSTGIAADGSWSMAMSAADVSALPDGTAVIVASATDSAGNTVDTSHQVTVDTIPPALAIDPISDDGVINAEEAAAGVPISGTAEPGAEVVVQVGDNEYIITAGDDSAWSVMVPAEVWESLPEGEISVTATATDSVGNSSGAERSALLETSLSVLTIDGFIDDVGPVTGEVTTSGTLTDDATPTLFGSLNAPLKDGYQLVIASKTGDVIGNSSLPVFQDDFQITDSSWSFALPEDFALPEGVNDLYAYVWAPRPDNGSYGLVVESNDFSIHVDSEAGNLPTLTITTPLAGDDVINAIEHDQPLEIRGTSTGLAADDVVRVSLNGKDYAAVVASDGSWALVVSAADASALPDGAVVIAASATDSAGNTVDTSHQVTVDTALPALAIDPISDDGVINAEEAAAGVAISGTAEPGAEVVVQVGGNEYTVTAGSDSAWSVMVPAEVWESLPEGEVSVTATATDSVGNRNDAERSALLESTPAFSLTIDGFIDDVGPVTGEVTNSGAVTDDATPTLFGSLSAPLKEGDELLIASQANNAVIASSTKNPEYFQITDTSWSFTFPEDHALSNGVHDLFVFAWSSTVDGNSTLIARSNDFTIHVDSAADTFPTLTITTPLAGDDVINAAEHDQPLDIRGTSTELAGGDVVRVSLNGKDYAAVVASDGSWTLSVPAGDVGALPEGSVVIAASATSDAGNTVDTQHTITVDTTPPSKVANITGITDDTGVVGDFITSDTTPVISGGTNGAPYPEMRVEVSLDGGKTWQGSIKPNSGGYWQYAVEQELADGQYEVMARLVDAAGNWSRPDSVTMTVDTTPPVRVATIDSITDDTGVAGDFITSDTTPVISGGTGGAAPYADIRVEVSLDSGKTWHTASTPAADGSWEYAVEQELADGQYDVMARLIDAAGNWSQPDTVTMIIDTTAPTIAIDVLAGDDIVNATEHGQALVVSGTTKGLDGGETVQITLNGKTYTTAVATDGRWSLNVPASDVSALADGDYSVIATVEDIAGNQASTARDISVVAASDSAALSIMAPLAGDDVINAVEHEQPLTITGGSSGLAAGTSVTVALNGKDYVTTVAADGGWALSVSAGDVAALPEGQVVITASAINGIGNSISTQHSVTVDTVPPTTGIQFTAISDDTGVVGDFITSDTSLTIHLVTTDNSLYPGNKIQVSLDGGATWNDAERNSNWDWSYTPEQTLADGQYDVMARTIDPAGNVGKMASQVVIVDTRPPVRVATIDSITEDTGVVGDFITSDTTPVISGGTGGAAPYAGIRVEVSLDGGKTWDTASTPAADGSWEYAVGQALADGQYEVMARLIDEAGNWSQPDQVTMTIDTKPAATLTIDVVAGDDIIDAQEAATSVTISGDSTGLVAGTKIAISVAGESSQLPFLAEIQADGSWQINLSSNDIAGLGDGSYLVRASSSAAGVSAERTVQVDTTPSVVSEITIDGFVDDQGPATGDVTASGSVTDDATPTLYGSLDAPLKEGYQLVIADKSTGQVIANSAVQDVQITATSWSYAVPSTNALINGVHDLVAYVWDSNNSGIDDSAVIAESNVFGITVDAAGPAIAINTLAGDDIVNAVEYTQALTVSGTTSGLSGGETVDVTLNGKSYIATVAANGNWAVNVSAGDVAGLANGTQTVAASVRDAVGNVANAERAVLVDTTPPAATIRITAISDDTGTAGDFITSDTTLTIHGSLGNTLYAGNRVQVSVDGGKSWDYATVNKTNWSYVVPNALSEGQHNIQARTIETKTGNVGNMASQMVTVDVSAPTITINTLAGDDIVNAVEYTQALTVSGATSGLSGGESVDVTLNGKSYTATVAANGSWSINVPTGDVAGLANGTQTVTASVRDAVGNVANAERAMLVDTTPPAATIRITAISDDTGTAGDFITSDTTLTIHGTLGNTLYSGNRVQVSVDGGKTWDFATVNQTNWSYVVPSALSEGQHNVQARTIETKTGNIGNLASQMVTIDANADAPKFKNPEDFEGYSSEQGLKFGLFTVTGSASVIPKGDGGIIYHNQSSALKVTDAGAQLTLNNGWTANKISFRYGDSEDVVTARFYNAQGQYIYSENKTYQTPDGSTYTSITLPYGNEFASVHFSVGSNDVFRLIYLDDIKVEGGSFGADLQPRLNLLSAHDDMVTGDDVGAVASALSEPVAAPLVTSHEEALVDNVVAGTSTDDIMESTQANDHFTIGNGGNDTLTYRLLDATDATGGNGADRVSGFTVGKADATSNADRIDLRELLVDGGYQGAADGEVDAKALANYLKVTVEGSDTEIAIDRDGTGSVHEMTTMVTLSGVQTDLATLLANHQLVVN encoded by the coding sequence ATGCCCTCAATGATTGACATTATCAGCCGTGATCAGCATGTGCGTCAGTCCATTTCTTCGACCCATGGGATCGTCACTTTGGTACTCGATACACCCAGTGTGGTGCGAGTGCATGAGTCAGCCGGCAGTGTTGTCAGCTACGCCCGTCAGGGTGATGACCTGCTGATTCATAATGACGAGCGTGTTATTCAACTGTCCCAGTTCTTCCAGGCGGATGCCCAGGGCCAGACAAGTGATCTGGTATTTGGCAGCACGCTGCAGACGGCCACCCACGTCACCTTTTCTCAAGCCCAGGTCCAGGCGGCCGCGGCATCTGCCGATGAGGCCGTCGTGCTGACACCGCAACTGACCGCGCTTCCGGAGGCCCTGGCCCAGACCCTGGCCAATGCTAATAGTGAAAAACTGGCTGAAGCACAAGGTGAAGAACAGGCTGAAGGGCAGGCAGACGCACAAGTCTCCACCCTGCAGGCCGAAGCGCCTGTGCTGCTGGCCGACGAGGTCCCGAGCCTGAGCATTGACGCGCCCCTGGCGGGTGATGACGTCATCAGTGCCGCCGAATATGGTCAGGCCCTGGAAATTACCGGTACCTCCACTGGTCTGCAGACGGATGATGTGGTGCTGGTGGTGCTGAATGGCAAGACCTACTCCACCGCCGTGGAAGCGGACGGTAGCTGGAAGGTGGTGGTACTGGCCGAGGACATGCTCGCGGTGCCGGCTGGCGTGGCCAGTATTGCCGCCAGCGTTACGAGTGCCAGCGGTGCAGTGGTGCAGGATAGTCATTCAGTCTTCGTCATTACCGGTGGGGTGCAGGTCACGATTGATGAACTGGCTGGCGATGGCCTGCTCAACGCCGCCGAAGCTCAGCAGCCGCTGAGCGTGACTGGCTCGGTGAACAACGCCTCGGCAGGCGATGAAGTGGTGGTCAGCGTACTGGACCGCGAGTATACCGGCGTGGTCGATGCCCAGGGCCAGTGGAGCGTGGATGTCCCGGCCGATATCTGGCAGCGCCTGACCGATGGTGACATCAGCGTGACGGCCACGGTGACCAACGCTGGCGGCAACAGTGGCAGTGCCACACGTGAGATGACACTGGACACGCAGATACCGAGCGTGGCCATCAACACCCTGGCCGAAGATGACATCGTCAATGCCGTTGAACATGGTCAGGCGTTGGAAGTTTCCGGCACGACCACCGGCCTGAAGGGCGGTGAGGTGATCAGCGTCGAGCTGGATGGCCAGACCTACACCTCCACCGTAAGTGCCTCTGGCGAGTGGTCCGTCGTGGTCCGTGCCGGTGATGTGGCCGCACTGAGCGATGGCGAGCACACGCTGACCGCCACGGTCGAGAGCCATGCCGGCAACCCGGCCAGCGGCGAGCACACCATGGTGGTCAACACCGTGACCCCGACGGTGACGATCAACAGCCCGCTGGCCGGTGACGGCGTTATCGATGCGACTGAACTGTCCCAGTCACTGGAAGTCAGTGGTACCTCGACCGGCTTGGATGCAGGCTCGATCGTCAATGTTTCTATTGGTGATCATAACTACACCACCGAAGTCGAAGCCGATGGCAGCTGGTTCCTGGGGCTTTCGCGCCTTGAAGTGTCGACGTTCGATGACGGCCTGAAAATTGTCTCAGTGAGCGCCACTAACCCGATCGGCAACACCGGTGAGGCGACCGACTTCGTGGTGGTGAACTCCGAGCAGGGTGCCAACTTCGTGGTGATCGACCCGATCACCGGCGATGACCAGATCAATGCCGCAGAGGCCGCGAGCGAACTGGCGATTACCGGCACCGCGGCACAGGCCCCTGCAGGTGCGGTGGTCACCGTGACCATCGATGGTAAGCAATACACCGGATACGTGGCTGCCGATGGCAGCTGGTCGGTGCCAGTCTCTGCCGATGCCTGGGCCGACCTGGCCGATGGCAACGTCCCTGTCACGGCAGAAGTTTCCAGCGCAGGTAGTTCCGGCAGCGCCACCCGCGATGTGCTGTTGGATACCGAAGCTCCGACCCTGACGCTGAATCCGCTGGCCGGGGACGACATCATCAATGCCGCCGAACAGCAGCAGGCGCTGGGTGTCAGCGGTACCACCACAGGGTTGTCTGGCGGCGAAGTGGTGACGGTCGAGCTGAATGGCAAGAGCTACACCACGACCGTGAGTGCGGATGGTAACTGGGAGCTATACATTGGCGCGAAGGATGTCACGGCTTTGGCGGATGGTGAGCATAGTGTGACCGCCAGCGTGAGTGATGCCGCAGGCAATCCGGCGAATGTCGAGCGTGATATCACCGTAGCGGCATCGGGCCTCCCGACCCTGACTATCACTACGCCGCTGGCCGGTGATGATGTGATCAATGCTGCCGAGCATGAGCAGCTCCTGCCGATCACCGGAGCGTCAACAGGCCTGGCGGCAGGCACGTTGGTGACGGTGGAACTCAACGGCAAGACCTACAGCACAGGCATTGCAGCGGATGGTAGCTGGTCCATGGCCATGTCGGCGGCGGATGTCAGTGCGCTGCCGGATGGGACGGCGGTGATCGTGGCCAGTGCCACGGATAGCGCAGGCAACACCGTTGATACCAGCCATCAGGTCACGGTGGATACCATACCGCCAGCGCTTGCCATTGATCCGATCAGTGACGATGGCGTGATCAATGCCGAGGAGGCTGCGGCTGGCGTGCCCATCAGCGGTACGGCAGAGCCTGGCGCGGAGGTCGTGGTTCAGGTAGGTGATAACGAATATATCATCACCGCTGGCGATGACAGCGCTTGGTCGGTGATGGTGCCTGCAGAAGTCTGGGAAAGCTTACCTGAAGGAGAGATCAGCGTTACAGCCACTGCGACCGACAGTGTCGGCAACAGCAGTGGCGCGGAACGCAGTGCTCTGCTGGAGACCTCGCTGAGTGTCTTGACCATCGATGGCTTCATCGATGATGTGGGGCCGGTGACGGGGGAAGTCACGACCAGTGGCACGCTGACAGACGATGCGACACCGACACTGTTCGGTTCTCTCAATGCACCATTGAAGGACGGCTACCAGCTAGTCATTGCCTCAAAAACAGGAGACGTTATCGGTAACTCCAGCCTTCCGGTGTTCCAGGATGATTTCCAGATCACGGATTCATCATGGTCTTTTGCCCTGCCAGAAGACTTTGCACTACCTGAAGGGGTGAATGACCTATATGCCTACGTATGGGCACCAAGGCCTGATAATGGCAGTTATGGCCTTGTCGTCGAGAGTAATGATTTTTCGATCCACGTCGACAGTGAGGCGGGTAACCTCCCGACCCTGACCATTACCACGCCGTTGGCCGGCGATGATGTGATCAATGCCATCGAGCATGACCAGCCGCTGGAAATCCGTGGTACCTCTACCGGCCTTGCTGCTGATGACGTGGTACGTGTCAGCCTGAATGGCAAGGACTATGCCGCTGTTGTGGCGTCGGATGGTAGCTGGGCACTGGTTGTATCGGCGGCGGATGCCAGTGCCTTGCCGGATGGGGCAGTAGTGATCGCGGCCAGTGCCACGGATAGCGCAGGCAACACCGTTGATACCAGCCATCAGGTCACGGTGGATACTGCGTTGCCTGCACTTGCCATCGACCCGATCAGTGACGATGGCGTGATCAATGCCGAGGAGGCGGCGGCCGGCGTGGCGATCAGTGGCACAGCAGAGCCGGGCGCGGAGGTCGTGGTTCAGGTAGGCGGTAATGAGTATACCGTCACAGCAGGCAGTGACAGCGCTTGGTCGGTGATGGTGCCAGCGGAGGTCTGGGAGAGCCTGCCTGAAGGAGAGGTCAGCGTTACGGCCACTGCGACCGACAGTGTCGGCAACCGTAATGATGCAGAACGTAGTGCTTTGCTGGAGTCCACTCCAGCGTTTTCTCTGACCATCGATGGCTTCATCGACGATGTAGGGCCGGTGACAGGGGAAGTGACAAACAGTGGTGCGGTAACAGACGATGCGACACCGACATTGTTCGGTTCTCTCAGCGCCCCGCTGAAAGAGGGTGATGAGCTTCTCATCGCGTCTCAAGCCAATAATGCGGTGATAGCGAGTTCAACTAAAAATCCAGAGTATTTCCAGATCACCGATACGTCCTGGTCCTTTACCTTTCCGGAAGATCATGCCCTATCCAATGGTGTGCATGACCTATTCGTTTTCGCGTGGTCATCCACTGTAGATGGCAACTCGACTCTTATTGCCCGAAGTAATGACTTTACGATCCATGTTGACAGTGCGGCGGATACGTTCCCGACCCTGACGATTACCACGCCGCTGGCTGGTGATGATGTGATCAATGCTGCCGAGCATGACCAGCCGCTGGATATCCGTGGTACCTCTACCGAGCTAGCTGGTGGTGATGTGGTGCGTGTCAGCCTGAATGGCAAGGACTATGCCGCTGTTGTGGCGTCGGATGGTAGCTGGACACTTAGCGTGCCCGCGGGAGATGTCGGTGCCTTACCAGAAGGCAGCGTAGTCATCGCCGCTAGTGCTACTAGTGATGCAGGAAATACGGTTGACACCCAGCATACGATCACAGTGGATACCACGCCTCCTTCGAAAGTCGCCAATATCACGGGGATTACGGACGATACCGGCGTTGTGGGAGACTTCATCACCAGCGACACTACGCCAGTGATATCGGGAGGCACAAATGGTGCTCCGTATCCTGAGATGCGGGTAGAGGTCAGCTTGGATGGTGGTAAGACATGGCAGGGGAGTATCAAGCCGAATTCGGGTGGTTATTGGCAGTATGCGGTTGAACAGGAACTGGCGGATGGCCAGTACGAGGTCATGGCACGCCTGGTGGATGCGGCAGGGAACTGGAGTCGGCCAGACTCGGTGACGATGACGGTGGATACCACGCCACCAGTAAGAGTCGCTACTATCGACAGCATCACGGACGATACGGGTGTGGCCGGGGACTTCATCACTAGCGACACCACGCCAGTGATTTCCGGGGGCACCGGTGGTGCAGCTCCGTATGCCGATATTCGGGTGGAAGTCAGCCTCGATAGTGGTAAGACTTGGCATACGGCTTCCACGCCTGCGGCAGATGGCTCCTGGGAGTATGCGGTCGAGCAGGAACTGGCAGATGGCCAGTATGATGTCATGGCGCGCCTGATCGATGCGGCAGGGAACTGGAGTCAGCCGGACACGGTGACCATGATCATCGATACCACTGCACCGACTATCGCCATCGATGTTCTGGCAGGAGATGACATTGTCAATGCCACGGAGCATGGGCAGGCCCTGGTGGTCAGTGGCACCACCAAGGGGCTGGATGGCGGCGAGACAGTCCAGATCACATTAAATGGCAAGACATACACCACGGCCGTGGCGACCGATGGCCGCTGGTCATTGAACGTGCCTGCCAGTGATGTTTCGGCGCTGGCTGATGGCGATTACAGCGTGATTGCTACCGTAGAAGATATTGCGGGTAATCAGGCAAGTACTGCGCGTGACATCAGTGTAGTGGCCGCAAGTGATAGTGCTGCTCTGAGCATCATGGCCCCGCTGGCAGGGGACGATGTGATCAATGCTGTTGAACATGAACAGCCCTTGACGATCACCGGAGGCTCTTCAGGGCTGGCAGCAGGAACCAGTGTCACCGTCGCGCTCAACGGCAAAGACTATGTCACCACGGTAGCAGCGGATGGTGGCTGGGCACTGAGCGTGTCCGCGGGAGATGTCGCTGCCTTGCCGGAAGGTCAGGTGGTGATCACTGCCAGCGCTATCAACGGAATAGGTAATAGCATCAGCACCCAGCACTCGGTCACGGTGGATACTGTGCCTCCGACGACGGGGATCCAATTCACTGCCATTTCCGATGATACTGGAGTGGTCGGTGATTTCATCACGAGTGATACGTCGCTGACGATCCACCTTGTCACGACGGATAACAGCTTATATCCCGGCAACAAAATTCAAGTCAGTCTTGATGGTGGTGCTACCTGGAACGATGCCGAGAGAAACAGTAATTGGGACTGGAGCTACACCCCGGAGCAAACGCTGGCAGATGGTCAATATGACGTAATGGCGCGGACAATCGATCCCGCTGGTAATGTCGGCAAGATGGCCAGCCAGGTCGTGATCGTGGATACCAGGCCGCCGGTGCGAGTCGCCACCATCGACAGCATCACCGAAGATACCGGAGTGGTTGGTGACTTCATCACCAGCGACACCACACCAGTGATTTCCGGAGGCACCGGTGGTGCGGCTCCGTATGCAGGGATTCGAGTGGAAGTCAGCCTCGATGGCGGTAAGACCTGGGATACGGCGTCCACGCCTGCGGCGGATGGCTCCTGGGAGTATGCGGTCGGGCAGGCGCTGGCGGATGGTCAGTATGAGGTCATGGCGCGTCTGATCGATGAGGCAGGAAACTGGAGTCAGCCGGACCAGGTCACCATGACCATCGATACCAAGCCAGCTGCCACTCTGACGATTGATGTGGTCGCGGGTGACGATATCATCGATGCACAGGAAGCCGCGACATCGGTGACCATCAGTGGTGATAGCACGGGTCTGGTAGCAGGTACCAAGATTGCCATCTCCGTTGCGGGCGAAAGCTCCCAGTTGCCTTTTTTGGCAGAGATTCAAGCCGATGGAAGCTGGCAGATCAATCTGTCGTCCAATGACATTGCTGGCTTGGGAGATGGTTCCTATCTGGTACGTGCTTCGTCATCGGCAGCGGGCGTCAGTGCGGAACGGACGGTGCAGGTGGATACCACGCCTTCGGTCGTTTCTGAAATCACCATCGATGGTTTTGTTGATGATCAAGGGCCGGCGACGGGTGACGTGACCGCCAGTGGCTCGGTCACGGATGATGCGACGCCGACATTGTATGGTTCTCTGGATGCACCACTGAAAGAAGGTTATCAACTGGTCATCGCTGATAAATCGACAGGCCAGGTAATAGCTAACTCTGCTGTTCAAGATGTTCAGATCACAGCTACATCATGGTCCTATGCAGTGCCATCAACAAATGCACTGATCAACGGCGTACATGATTTAGTCGCTTATGTGTGGGATAGCAATAATAGTGGTATTGATGATAGTGCTGTTATTGCTGAAAGCAATGTGTTTGGCATTACGGTAGATGCTGCAGGGCCGGCGATTGCGATCAATACCCTGGCGGGAGACGATATTGTCAATGCTGTTGAATACACGCAGGCACTCACAGTCAGTGGTACGACCTCTGGGCTTTCTGGTGGTGAAACGGTTGACGTCACGCTGAATGGCAAGAGCTATATCGCCACCGTGGCGGCCAATGGTAACTGGGCCGTCAATGTGTCGGCAGGCGATGTCGCTGGCCTGGCCAACGGCACGCAGACGGTGGCTGCTTCCGTGCGTGATGCTGTCGGGAACGTTGCGAATGCTGAGCGGGCAGTACTGGTGGATACCACGCCACCGGCGGCGACCATACGCATCACGGCTATTTCAGATGACACCGGTACAGCTGGCGACTTCATTACCAGTGACACGACGCTGACAATCCACGGTTCCCTGGGCAATACCTTGTATGCCGGTAACCGCGTGCAAGTCAGCGTCGATGGCGGAAAGTCTTGGGATTATGCCACGGTCAACAAGACCAATTGGAGTTATGTCGTCCCGAATGCCTTGTCCGAAGGCCAGCATAATATCCAGGCTCGTACCATCGAAACGAAGACAGGCAATGTGGGCAACATGGCCAGCCAGATGGTGACGGTAGATGTTTCTGCACCAACCATCACGATCAATACCCTGGCGGGAGACGATATTGTCAATGCTGTTGAGTACACGCAGGCTCTGACGGTCAGTGGTGCAACCTCGGGGCTTTCCGGTGGTGAGTCGGTTGACGTCACGCTGAATGGCAAGAGCTATACCGCCACCGTGGCGGCCAATGGAAGCTGGTCCATTAATGTGCCGACAGGAGATGTCGCTGGCCTGGCTAACGGCACGCAGACAGTGACTGCTTCCGTGCGTGATGCTGTCGGTAACGTTGCGAATGCAGAGCGGGCAATGCTGGTAGATACTACACCTCCGGCGGCCACCATACGCATCACGGCTATTTCAGATGATACCGGTACGGCTGGTGACTTCATTACCAGTGACACGACCCTGACGATCCATGGCACTCTGGGCAATACTCTGTATTCCGGTAACCGCGTGCAGGTCAGCGTCGATGGCGGCAAGACCTGGGATTTTGCCACAGTCAACCAGACCAATTGGAGTTATGTCGTTCCTAGTGCCTTGTCCGAAGGACAGCACAATGTCCAGGCTCGTACCATCGAAACGAAGACAGGCAATATAGGAAACTTGGCCAGCCAGATGGTGACGATCGATGCCAATGCTGATGCTCCGAAGTTCAAGAACCCTGAGGATTTTGAGGGGTATAGTTCGGAACAAGGGCTTAAGTTTGGTTTATTTACAGTAACAGGAAGTGCATCGGTTATACCAAAAGGTGATGGGGGGATTATCTACCATAATCAATCATCTGCGCTGAAGGTGACTGATGCTGGTGCGCAGCTGACATTAAATAATGGATGGACAGCCAATAAGATCTCTTTCAGGTATGGTGACTCGGAAGATGTTGTAACGGCCCGCTTCTATAATGCCCAAGGCCAATACATTTATTCAGAGAATAAGACTTATCAAACACCCGATGGCTCAACGTACACATCGATAACCTTGCCGTACGGAAACGAATTTGCCTCTGTACACTTTAGTGTCGGATCAAATGATGTTTTCAGGCTGATCTATCTTGACGATATCAAGGTGGAAGGTGGTTCTTTCGGTGCTGACTTGCAGCCGCGCCTGAACTTGTTGAGTGCTCATGATGACATGGTGACAGGAGACGATGTTGGGGCGGTGGCATCCGCGCTGAGTGAACCCGTTGCAGCGCCGTTGGTCACAAGTCATGAAGAAGCCTTGGTAGACAATGTCGTTGCTGGCACCAGCACTGACGACATAATGGAAAGTACGCAAGCCAATGATCACTTCACCATTGGCAACGGTGGCAATGACACCCTGACCTATCGCCTGCTGGACGCAACCGATGCCACCGGTGGCAATGGGGCCGATCGTGTAAGTGGATTTACCGTTGGCAAGGCGGATGCCACGTCGAATGCCGATCGTATCGATCTGCGCGAGTTGCTGGTGGATGGTGGCTACCAAGGTGCGGCTGACGGAGAGGTGGATGCCAAGGCGCTGGCCAACTATCTCAAGGTAACGGTGGAAGGCAGTGATACCGAGATTGCTATCGATCGTGATGGGACCGGAAGCGTGCATGAGATGACTACCATGGTGACGTTGTCTGGTGTGCAGACGGATCTGGCAACACTACTGGCCAACCACCAGTTGGTCGTCAACTAA